The proteins below come from a single Columba livia isolate bColLiv1 breed racing homer chromosome 26, bColLiv1.pat.W.v2, whole genome shotgun sequence genomic window:
- the RBBP4 gene encoding histone-binding protein RBBP4 isoform X2, with amino-acid sequence MADKEAFDDAVEERVINEEYKIWKKNTPFLYDLVMTHALEWPSLTAQWLPDVTRPEGKDFSIHRLVLGTHTSDEQNHLVIASVQLPNDDAQFDASHYDSEKGEFGGFGSVSGKIEIEIKINHEGEVNRARYMPQNPCIIATKTPSSDVLVFDYTKHPSKPDPSGECNPDLRLRGHQKEGYGLSWNPNLSGHLLSASDDHTICLWDISAVPKEGKVVDAKTIFTGHTAVVEDVSWHLLHESLFGSVADDQKLMIWDTRSNNTSKPSHSVDAHTAEVNCLSFNPYSEFILATGSADKTVALWDLRNLKLKLHSFESHKDEIFQVQWSPHNETILASSGTDRRLNVWDLSKIGEEQSPEDAEDGPPELLFIHGGHTAKISDFSWNPNEPWVICSVSEDNIMQVWQMAENIYNDEDPEGSVDPEGQGS; translated from the exons atGGCGGACAAGGAAG CCTTTGATGATGCAGTGGAAGAACGTGTGATCAatgaagaatataaaatatggaaaaagaataCGCCTTTCTTATACGATTTGGTAATGACCCATGCTCTGGAATGGCCCAGCTTGACGGCTCAGTGGCTTCCTGATGTTACAAG ACCCGAGGGCAAAGATTTCAGTATCCACCGGTTAGTGCTCGGCACCCACACTTCAGATGAACAAAACCATCTCGTGATAGCGAGTGTGCAGTTGCCCAACGACGATGCGCAGTTTGATGCTTCACACTATGATAGTGAGAAAGGAG AGTTTGGAGGCTTTGGGTCAGTTAGTGGGAAAATTGAAATTGAAATCAAGATAAATCACGAGGGAGAAGTGAACAGAGCACGTTACATGCCGCAGAACCCGTGCATCATCGCCACAAAGACTCCATCCAGCGATGTCCTCGTCTTTGATTACACCAAACACCCCTCCAAACCAG ACCCTTCTGGAGAGTGTAACCCTGATCTGCGTCTCCGTGGGCACCAGAAGGAAGGGTACGGGCTGTCGTGGAACCCAAACCTCAGTGGGCATTTGCTTAGCGCTTCTGATGATCAT acCATTTGCTTGTGGGATATCAGTGCTGTTCCAAAAGAAGGCAAAGTGGTGGATGCAAAGACCATCTTCACAGGGCACACAGCAGTAGTGGAAGATGTATCTTGGCACCTGCTCCACGAGTCTCTCTTTGGATCTGTTGCTGATGATCAGAAACTCATGAT TTGGGACACTCGGTCGAACAACACCTCCAAACCCAGTCATTCCGTGGACGCCCACACAGCTGAAGTCAACTGCCTCTCCTTCAATCCCTACAGTGAGTTTATCCTGGCTACGGGATCAGCTGATAAG actgTTGCTCTATGGGACTTGAGGAACCTGAAACTGAAGTTGCACTCTTTTGAATCACAtaaagatgaaatatttcag GTTCAGTGGTCTCCCCATAACGAAACTATATTGGCCTCCAGTGGCACTGACCGCAGGCTAAACGTCTGGGACTTGAG taaaatTGGAGAAGAGCAGTCCCCTGAAGATGCTGAGGATGGTCCCCCAGAGCTGTTG TTTATTCATGGTGGTCATACTGCAAAGATATCTGATTTCTCCTGGAATCCGAATGAGCCCTGGGTAATTTGTTCTGTATCAGAAGATAATATCATGCAAGTCTGGCAAATG GCGGAGAACATTTATAATGATGAAGACCCCGAAGGAAGCGTGGATCCAGAAGGTCAAGGCTCCTAA
- the RBBP4 gene encoding histone-binding protein RBBP4 isoform X1 translates to MADKEAAFDDAVEERVINEEYKIWKKNTPFLYDLVMTHALEWPSLTAQWLPDVTRPEGKDFSIHRLVLGTHTSDEQNHLVIASVQLPNDDAQFDASHYDSEKGEFGGFGSVSGKIEIEIKINHEGEVNRARYMPQNPCIIATKTPSSDVLVFDYTKHPSKPDPSGECNPDLRLRGHQKEGYGLSWNPNLSGHLLSASDDHTICLWDISAVPKEGKVVDAKTIFTGHTAVVEDVSWHLLHESLFGSVADDQKLMIWDTRSNNTSKPSHSVDAHTAEVNCLSFNPYSEFILATGSADKTVALWDLRNLKLKLHSFESHKDEIFQVQWSPHNETILASSGTDRRLNVWDLSKIGEEQSPEDAEDGPPELLFIHGGHTAKISDFSWNPNEPWVICSVSEDNIMQVWQMAENIYNDEDPEGSVDPEGQGS, encoded by the exons atGGCGGACAAGGAAG cAGCCTTTGATGATGCAGTGGAAGAACGTGTGATCAatgaagaatataaaatatggaaaaagaataCGCCTTTCTTATACGATTTGGTAATGACCCATGCTCTGGAATGGCCCAGCTTGACGGCTCAGTGGCTTCCTGATGTTACAAG ACCCGAGGGCAAAGATTTCAGTATCCACCGGTTAGTGCTCGGCACCCACACTTCAGATGAACAAAACCATCTCGTGATAGCGAGTGTGCAGTTGCCCAACGACGATGCGCAGTTTGATGCTTCACACTATGATAGTGAGAAAGGAG AGTTTGGAGGCTTTGGGTCAGTTAGTGGGAAAATTGAAATTGAAATCAAGATAAATCACGAGGGAGAAGTGAACAGAGCACGTTACATGCCGCAGAACCCGTGCATCATCGCCACAAAGACTCCATCCAGCGATGTCCTCGTCTTTGATTACACCAAACACCCCTCCAAACCAG ACCCTTCTGGAGAGTGTAACCCTGATCTGCGTCTCCGTGGGCACCAGAAGGAAGGGTACGGGCTGTCGTGGAACCCAAACCTCAGTGGGCATTTGCTTAGCGCTTCTGATGATCAT acCATTTGCTTGTGGGATATCAGTGCTGTTCCAAAAGAAGGCAAAGTGGTGGATGCAAAGACCATCTTCACAGGGCACACAGCAGTAGTGGAAGATGTATCTTGGCACCTGCTCCACGAGTCTCTCTTTGGATCTGTTGCTGATGATCAGAAACTCATGAT TTGGGACACTCGGTCGAACAACACCTCCAAACCCAGTCATTCCGTGGACGCCCACACAGCTGAAGTCAACTGCCTCTCCTTCAATCCCTACAGTGAGTTTATCCTGGCTACGGGATCAGCTGATAAG actgTTGCTCTATGGGACTTGAGGAACCTGAAACTGAAGTTGCACTCTTTTGAATCACAtaaagatgaaatatttcag GTTCAGTGGTCTCCCCATAACGAAACTATATTGGCCTCCAGTGGCACTGACCGCAGGCTAAACGTCTGGGACTTGAG taaaatTGGAGAAGAGCAGTCCCCTGAAGATGCTGAGGATGGTCCCCCAGAGCTGTTG TTTATTCATGGTGGTCATACTGCAAAGATATCTGATTTCTCCTGGAATCCGAATGAGCCCTGGGTAATTTGTTCTGTATCAGAAGATAATATCATGCAAGTCTGGCAAATG GCGGAGAACATTTATAATGATGAAGACCCCGAAGGAAGCGTGGATCCAGAAGGTCAAGGCTCCTAA
- the LOC102086079 gene encoding zinc finger and BTB domain-containing protein 8A — MEISSHQFHLLEQLNEQRKQDLFCDCNILVEGKVFKAHRNVLFASSGYFKMLLSQNSKETSQPTTATFEVFSPETFMVILDFVYSGILSLTGQNVIEVMSAASYLQMTDILNVCKTFIKSSLDINEKEKDHYLSLSAKSTNSEPAHPSLYRSRRKAKSNPRRSYSIPDEKANPVNENSWSSYSSYLSSEVMLQQTETQLSKRGRKQGSTRKRRKHLGLSQTHDFVGCKSNKAERASGDSSSPDPSHVSHVREEGEFDAENDVERDDYGYNHESEAVPKRWSVAQLEQELSRTPEFMELKAEELYTSMPTILGVMSSWNEDDLPRMRFKCPFCTHTVKRRADLKRHLRCHTGERPYPCEACGKRFTRLEHLRNHFQTIHQAGKLICRKCKRHVTDLTGCVVQQGTRRYRLCHKCLAEANFDNIPDDLDTEHSPVSSTGNKRCKWALEEEQKSEEETMEEEPYNLVVRHVNDDIPEEADEKVKPNLR; from the exons ATGGAGATTTCTTCCCACCAGTTTCACCTCCTCGAGCAGCTGAATGAACAACGGAAACAGGATTTGTTCTGTGACTGCAATATCCTGGTGGAGGGAAAGGTCTTTAAAGCGCATCGCAATGTGCTGTTTGCCAGCAGCGGCTATTTCAAAATGCTCCTTTCACAGAACTCGAAGGAGACGAGTCAGCCAACAACAGCTACTTTCGAGGTTTTCTCTCCAGAGACATTTATGGTTATTCTGGACTTTGTGTATTCAGGCATCTTGTCTTTAACAGGTCAAAATGTGATTGAAGTCATGTCAGCTGCTAGCTATCTGCAGATGACAGATATTCTTAATGTCTGTAAGACGTTCATTAAGTCCTCACTGGAtattaatgaaaaggaaaaggatcaTTACCTCAGCCTTTCGGCCAAAAGTACAAACAGCGAACCTGCCCATCCGTCTCTTTATCGGTCgaggaggaaagcaaagagTAACCCGCGGCGCTCCTACTCAATCCCAGATGAAAAGGCTAATCCGGTGAATGAAAATTCCTGGAGTAGTTACAGCAGCTACCTGTCCTCAGAGGTGATGCTGCAGCAGACAGAAACTCAGCTCTctaaaagaggcagaaaacaggGCTCGACGCGAAAGCGCCGAAAGCACCTGGGACTGTCACAGACCCACGATTTTGTGGGGTGTAAATCGAACAAAGCCGAGCGGGCCAGCGGAGACAGCAGCTCCCCAGATCCCAGCCACGTGTCTCACGTCAGAGAGGAGGGTGAATTTGATGCCGAGAATGATGTCGAGCGTGACGATTACGGATATAATCATGAATCAGAAGCGGTACCGAAGAGGTGGTCTGTGGCTCAGCTAGAACAAGAGCTTTCAAGAACTCCTGAGTTCATGGAATTAAAAGCAGAGGAACTGTACACCTCAATGCCCACAATTTTAGGTGTAATGAGCAGTTGGAATGAag ATGACCTACCTCGGATGCGATTTAAATGCCCCTTCTGTACGCACACCGTGAAACGCCGCGCAGACCTGAAGCGCCACCTTCGGTGTCACACGGGGGAGCGGCCGTACCCCTGCGAAGCGTGTGGGAAAAGGTTCACCCGGCTCGAGCATTTGCGTAACCACTTCCAAACG ATACATCAAGCTGGCAAACTGATCTGCAGGAAATGCAAGCGCCACGTAACTGACCTAACGGGATGTGTTGTTCAGCAAGGAACAAGACGCTACAGACTGTGCCATAAGTGTCTGGCAGAAGCTAATTTTGACAACATCCCTGATGATTTAGACACTGAACATTCTCCTGTCTCCTCCACGGGAAACAAACGTTGCAAATGGGCTTTGGAGGAGGAACAGAAATCAGAGGAAGAGACGATGGAGGAGGAACCGTATAATTTGGTTGTCCGACACGTTAATGATGATATTCcagaagaggcagatgaaaagGTGAAACCAAATCTTAGGTAG
- the ZBTB8OS gene encoding protein archease isoform X3 gives MAMFGYMTDTETVEPVDTVEVEAEGHDMLSLLFHFLDEWLYKFSANEFFIPREVKVLYIDRMQFKIRSIGWGEEFSLPKHPQGTEVKAITYSAMQICEDEKPEVFVIIDI, from the exons ATGGCCATGTTTGGCTACATGACCGACACCGAGACCGTGGAACCTGTGGATACAGTAGAGGTAGAGGCAGAAG GACATGACatgttgtctcttctcttccacttctTGGATGAGTGGCTGTATAAATTCAGCGCTAATGAGTTCTTCATCCCCAGG GAAGTGAAAGTGCTTTACATTGACCGAATGCAATTCAAAATAAGATCAATTGG GTGGGGAGAAGAGTTCTCCTTACCCAAACACCCTCAG GGCACAGAGGTGAAAGCCATAACCTACTCAGCAATGCAGATCTGTGAAGACGAAAAGCCAGAAGTCTTTGTCATCATTGATATTTAA
- the SYNC gene encoding syncoilin isoform X1 yields the protein MCSAEPEVLGSRGGRDLMAEPERPSELQLDEAGVSSSSQGAAAGAAPHLDLSHSPLDPALSVGVTPLHRDSPDTCQELQAGDGDTSLELNMPGSQLDEDAAGVGIPLDVDVAGIPLDVDTEGAGIPLDVDTEGAGIPLDVDAGGTGIPLDVDADGVDIPLDVDTEGAGIPLDVDADRVEILLDVDEAGIPLDLDVGGTGIPLDVDAGGAGLPLYMDTDGAGVPTNTDTDGAGIPLAMDAEGAGNPPDADGVEHQCLTLEELGEYFQECIEAVEQLEKERDSLIAELAQLREPALQEIRHAHEEIQAACRLLAKVELERDNLKDEIRQIKQKLFKVTKECVACQYQLESRRHDLSQHAAYRGELESQAGQLSGELSRLKETCEKEKEVLRQRLETPPCRQDNLYLQESRRLSMEFESFVAESRRGLEEHYEPQLLRLLERREAGARALQEMQGEIQGMKEALRPLQGEVSRLRLQNRSLEEQIVLVKQKRDEEVGQYREQVEELEDRLKELKNGVQLQQRKNQELEELRTSLHRELSIYKGCLEIYGHLCKSEEKAEQDC from the exons ATGTGCAGCGCAGAGCCGGAGGTGCTGGGCTCCAGGGGAGGAAG GGACCTGATGGCAGAGCCCGAACGCCcttcagagctgcagctggatgAAGCTGGAGTATCCTCATCCTcgcagggagcagctgcaggtgctgctccACACCTGGACCTTTCGCACAGCCCATTAGACCCAGCTTTGAGTGTGGGGGTGACGCCCTTGCACAGGGACAGCCCAGACAcctgccaggagctgcaggcaggcGACGGGGACACTTCCTTGGAGCTCAACATGCCAGGGTCCCAGCTGGATGAGGATGCAGCTGGGGTGGGGATCCCGCTGGATGTGGATGTGGCAGGGATCCCACTGGATGTGGATACAGAGGGAGCAGGGATCCCACTGGATGTGGATACAGAGGGAGCAGGGATCCCGCTGGATGTGGATGCCGGTGGGACAGGGATCCCGCTGGATGTGGATGCAGATGGAGTAGACATCCCGCTGGACGTGGATACAGAGGGAGCAGGGATCCCACTGGATGTGGATGCAGATAGAGTAGAGATCCTGCTGGATGTGGATGAGGCAGGGATCCCACTGGACTTGGATGTAGGTGGGACAGGGATCCCGCTGGACGTGGATGCAGGTGGAGCAGGATTGCCGCTGTACATGGACACAGACGGGGCAGGGGTCCCAACCAACACAGACACAGACGGGGCAGGGATCCCTCTGGCCATGGATGCAGAGGGGGCAGGCAACCCCCCGGATGCAGATGGCGTGGAGCATCAGTGCCTGACCCTGGAAGAGCTGGGGGAATACTTCCAGGAGTGCATCGAAGCCgtggagcagctggagaaagaGCGGGACAGCCTGATCGCGGAGCTGGCGCAGCTGCGGGAGCCGGCGCTGCAGGAGATCCGCCATGCCCACGAGGAGATCCAGGCCGCCTGCCGGCTGCTGGCCAAGGTGGAGCTGGAGAGGGACAACCTGAAGGATGAGATCCGGCAGATCAAGCAGAAGCTGTTCAAGGTGACGAAGGAGTGCGTGGCTTGCCAGTACCAGCTGGAGAGCCGGCGGCACGACCTCTCCCAGCACGCCGCGTACCGGGGCGAGCTGGagagccaggctgggcagctCTCCGGCGAGCTGTCCCGCCTCAAGGAGACCTgtgagaaggagaaggaggtttTGAGGCAGCGGCTGGAGACGCCGCCGTGTCGGCAGGATAACCTGTACCTGCAGGAGAGCCGCCGGCTCTCCATGGAGTTCGAGAGCTTCGTGGCAGAGAGCCGGCGGGGTTTGGAGGAGCATTACGAGCCCcagctgctgcggctgctgGAGAGACGCGAGGCGGGGGCCAGAGCGCTGCAGGAGATGCAGGGGGAGATCCAGGGCATGAAGGAAGCCCTGCGGCCCTTGCAGGGGGAGGTCAGCCGCCTGCGGCTGCAGAACCGCAGCCTGGAGGAGCAGATCGTCCTCGTCAAGCAGAAGCGGGACGAAGAGGTCGGGCAGTACCGG GAGCaggtggaggagctggaggacaggctgaaggagctgaagAACGGGGTCCAGCTCCAGCAGCGCAAGAaccaggagctggaggagctgaggACCAGCCTGCACCGCGAGCTCTCCATCTACAA GGGCTGCTTAGAAATCTACGGCCACCTTTGCAAGTCAGAAGAAAAAGCGGAACAGGACTGTTGA
- the SYNC gene encoding syncoilin isoform X3 gives MAEPERPSELQLDEAGVSSSSQGAAAGAAPHLDLSHSPLDPALSVGVTPLHRDSPDTCQELQAGDGDTSLELNMPGSQLDEDAAGVGIPLDVDVAGIPLDVDTEGAGIPLDVDTEGAGIPLDVDAGGTGIPLDVDADGVDIPLDVDTEGAGIPLDVDADRVEILLDVDEAGIPLDLDVGGTGIPLDVDAGGAGLPLYMDTDGAGVPTNTDTDGAGIPLAMDAEGAGNPPDADGVEHQCLTLEELGEYFQECIEAVEQLEKERDSLIAELAQLREPALQEIRHAHEEIQAACRLLAKVELERDNLKDEIRQIKQKLFKVTKECVACQYQLESRRHDLSQHAAYRGELESQAGQLSGELSRLKETCEKEKEVLRQRLETPPCRQDNLYLQESRRLSMEFESFVAESRRGLEEHYEPQLLRLLERREAGARALQEMQGEIQGMKEALRPLQGEVSRLRLQNRSLEEQIVLVKQKRDEEVGQYREQVEELEDRLKELKNGVQLQQRKNQELEELRTSLHRELSIYKGCLEIYGHLCKSEEKAEQDC, from the exons ATGGCAGAGCCCGAACGCCcttcagagctgcagctggatgAAGCTGGAGTATCCTCATCCTcgcagggagcagctgcaggtgctgctccACACCTGGACCTTTCGCACAGCCCATTAGACCCAGCTTTGAGTGTGGGGGTGACGCCCTTGCACAGGGACAGCCCAGACAcctgccaggagctgcaggcaggcGACGGGGACACTTCCTTGGAGCTCAACATGCCAGGGTCCCAGCTGGATGAGGATGCAGCTGGGGTGGGGATCCCGCTGGATGTGGATGTGGCAGGGATCCCACTGGATGTGGATACAGAGGGAGCAGGGATCCCACTGGATGTGGATACAGAGGGAGCAGGGATCCCGCTGGATGTGGATGCCGGTGGGACAGGGATCCCGCTGGATGTGGATGCAGATGGAGTAGACATCCCGCTGGACGTGGATACAGAGGGAGCAGGGATCCCACTGGATGTGGATGCAGATAGAGTAGAGATCCTGCTGGATGTGGATGAGGCAGGGATCCCACTGGACTTGGATGTAGGTGGGACAGGGATCCCGCTGGACGTGGATGCAGGTGGAGCAGGATTGCCGCTGTACATGGACACAGACGGGGCAGGGGTCCCAACCAACACAGACACAGACGGGGCAGGGATCCCTCTGGCCATGGATGCAGAGGGGGCAGGCAACCCCCCGGATGCAGATGGCGTGGAGCATCAGTGCCTGACCCTGGAAGAGCTGGGGGAATACTTCCAGGAGTGCATCGAAGCCgtggagcagctggagaaagaGCGGGACAGCCTGATCGCGGAGCTGGCGCAGCTGCGGGAGCCGGCGCTGCAGGAGATCCGCCATGCCCACGAGGAGATCCAGGCCGCCTGCCGGCTGCTGGCCAAGGTGGAGCTGGAGAGGGACAACCTGAAGGATGAGATCCGGCAGATCAAGCAGAAGCTGTTCAAGGTGACGAAGGAGTGCGTGGCTTGCCAGTACCAGCTGGAGAGCCGGCGGCACGACCTCTCCCAGCACGCCGCGTACCGGGGCGAGCTGGagagccaggctgggcagctCTCCGGCGAGCTGTCCCGCCTCAAGGAGACCTgtgagaaggagaaggaggtttTGAGGCAGCGGCTGGAGACGCCGCCGTGTCGGCAGGATAACCTGTACCTGCAGGAGAGCCGCCGGCTCTCCATGGAGTTCGAGAGCTTCGTGGCAGAGAGCCGGCGGGGTTTGGAGGAGCATTACGAGCCCcagctgctgcggctgctgGAGAGACGCGAGGCGGGGGCCAGAGCGCTGCAGGAGATGCAGGGGGAGATCCAGGGCATGAAGGAAGCCCTGCGGCCCTTGCAGGGGGAGGTCAGCCGCCTGCGGCTGCAGAACCGCAGCCTGGAGGAGCAGATCGTCCTCGTCAAGCAGAAGCGGGACGAAGAGGTCGGGCAGTACCGG GAGCaggtggaggagctggaggacaggctgaaggagctgaagAACGGGGTCCAGCTCCAGCAGCGCAAGAaccaggagctggaggagctgaggACCAGCCTGCACCGCGAGCTCTCCATCTACAA GGGCTGCTTAGAAATCTACGGCCACCTTTGCAAGTCAGAAGAAAAAGCGGAACAGGACTGTTGA
- the ZBTB8OS gene encoding protein archease isoform X2, translated as MAADERDYNLTEEQKAVKAKYPPLNKKYEYLDHTADVQLHAWGDTLEEAFEQCVMAMFGYMTDTETVEPVDTVEVEAEGHDMLSLLFHFLDEWLYKFSANEFFIPREVKVLYIDRMQFKIRSIGWGEEFSLPKHPQGTEVKAITYSAMQICEDEKPEVFVIIDI; from the exons ATGGCAGCCGACGAGAGGGACTACAACCTGACAGAGGAGCAGAAGGCCGTCAAAGCCAAATACCCACCGCTCAATAAGAAATACGAAT ATTTGGATCACACCGCAGATGTGCA GCTCCATGCCTGGGGGGACACTTTGGAAGAAGCCTTTGAGCAGTGTGTCATGGCCATGTTTGGCTACATGACCGACACCGAGACCGTGGAACCTGTGGATACAGTAGAGGTAGAGGCAGAAG GACATGACatgttgtctcttctcttccacttctTGGATGAGTGGCTGTATAAATTCAGCGCTAATGAGTTCTTCATCCCCAGG GAAGTGAAAGTGCTTTACATTGACCGAATGCAATTCAAAATAAGATCAATTGG GTGGGGAGAAGAGTTCTCCTTACCCAAACACCCTCAG GGCACAGAGGTGAAAGCCATAACCTACTCAGCAATGCAGATCTGTGAAGACGAAAAGCCAGAAGTCTTTGTCATCATTGATATTTAA
- the SYNC gene encoding syncoilin isoform X2: MCSAEPEVLGSRGGRDLMAEPERPSELQLDEAGVSSSSQGAAAGAAPHLDLSHSPLDPALSVGVTPLHRDSPDTCQELQAGDGDTSLELNMPGSQLDEDAAGVGIPLDVDGAGIPLDVDTEGAGIPLDVDAGGTGIPLDVDADGVDIPLDVDTEGAGIPLDVDADRVEILLDVDEAGIPLDLDVGGTGIPLDVDAGGAGLPLYMDTDGAGVPTNTDTDGAGIPLAMDAEGAGNPPDADGVEHQCLTLEELGEYFQECIEAVEQLEKERDSLIAELAQLREPALQEIRHAHEEIQAACRLLAKVELERDNLKDEIRQIKQKLFKVTKECVACQYQLESRRHDLSQHAAYRGELESQAGQLSGELSRLKETCEKEKEVLRQRLETPPCRQDNLYLQESRRLSMEFESFVAESRRGLEEHYEPQLLRLLERREAGARALQEMQGEIQGMKEALRPLQGEVSRLRLQNRSLEEQIVLVKQKRDEEVGQYREQVEELEDRLKELKNGVQLQQRKNQELEELRTSLHRELSIYKGCLEIYGHLCKSEEKAEQDC, from the exons ATGTGCAGCGCAGAGCCGGAGGTGCTGGGCTCCAGGGGAGGAAG GGACCTGATGGCAGAGCCCGAACGCCcttcagagctgcagctggatgAAGCTGGAGTATCCTCATCCTcgcagggagcagctgcaggtgctgctccACACCTGGACCTTTCGCACAGCCCATTAGACCCAGCTTTGAGTGTGGGGGTGACGCCCTTGCACAGGGACAGCCCAGACAcctgccaggagctgcaggcaggcGACGGGGACACTTCCTTGGAGCTCAACATGCCAGGGTCCCAGCTGGATGAGGATGCAGCTGGGGTGGGGATCCCGCTGGATGTGGAT GGAGCAGGGATCCCACTGGATGTGGATACAGAGGGAGCAGGGATCCCGCTGGATGTGGATGCCGGTGGGACAGGGATCCCGCTGGATGTGGATGCAGATGGAGTAGACATCCCGCTGGACGTGGATACAGAGGGAGCAGGGATCCCACTGGATGTGGATGCAGATAGAGTAGAGATCCTGCTGGATGTGGATGAGGCAGGGATCCCACTGGACTTGGATGTAGGTGGGACAGGGATCCCGCTGGACGTGGATGCAGGTGGAGCAGGATTGCCGCTGTACATGGACACAGACGGGGCAGGGGTCCCAACCAACACAGACACAGACGGGGCAGGGATCCCTCTGGCCATGGATGCAGAGGGGGCAGGCAACCCCCCGGATGCAGATGGCGTGGAGCATCAGTGCCTGACCCTGGAAGAGCTGGGGGAATACTTCCAGGAGTGCATCGAAGCCgtggagcagctggagaaagaGCGGGACAGCCTGATCGCGGAGCTGGCGCAGCTGCGGGAGCCGGCGCTGCAGGAGATCCGCCATGCCCACGAGGAGATCCAGGCCGCCTGCCGGCTGCTGGCCAAGGTGGAGCTGGAGAGGGACAACCTGAAGGATGAGATCCGGCAGATCAAGCAGAAGCTGTTCAAGGTGACGAAGGAGTGCGTGGCTTGCCAGTACCAGCTGGAGAGCCGGCGGCACGACCTCTCCCAGCACGCCGCGTACCGGGGCGAGCTGGagagccaggctgggcagctCTCCGGCGAGCTGTCCCGCCTCAAGGAGACCTgtgagaaggagaaggaggtttTGAGGCAGCGGCTGGAGACGCCGCCGTGTCGGCAGGATAACCTGTACCTGCAGGAGAGCCGCCGGCTCTCCATGGAGTTCGAGAGCTTCGTGGCAGAGAGCCGGCGGGGTTTGGAGGAGCATTACGAGCCCcagctgctgcggctgctgGAGAGACGCGAGGCGGGGGCCAGAGCGCTGCAGGAGATGCAGGGGGAGATCCAGGGCATGAAGGAAGCCCTGCGGCCCTTGCAGGGGGAGGTCAGCCGCCTGCGGCTGCAGAACCGCAGCCTGGAGGAGCAGATCGTCCTCGTCAAGCAGAAGCGGGACGAAGAGGTCGGGCAGTACCGG GAGCaggtggaggagctggaggacaggctgaaggagctgaagAACGGGGTCCAGCTCCAGCAGCGCAAGAaccaggagctggaggagctgaggACCAGCCTGCACCGCGAGCTCTCCATCTACAA GGGCTGCTTAGAAATCTACGGCCACCTTTGCAAGTCAGAAGAAAAAGCGGAACAGGACTGTTGA
- the ZBTB8OS gene encoding protein archease isoform X1 produces MAGLVTSLCLHPGTPGYRPGKHKLPPAADTTGSEASQVLKLSPRCPRFLRREASELAKPAAMAADERDYNLTEEQKAVKAKYPPLNKKYEYLDHTADVQLHAWGDTLEEAFEQCVMAMFGYMTDTETVEPVDTVEVEAEGHDMLSLLFHFLDEWLYKFSANEFFIPREVKVLYIDRMQFKIRSIGWGEEFSLPKHPQGTEVKAITYSAMQICEDEKPEVFVIIDI; encoded by the exons ATGGCGGGGCTGGTGACATCCCTTTGTCTGCACCCCGGCACTCCCGGCTACCGGCCCGGAAAACACAAACTCCCTCCAGCCGCGGATACAACCGGATCGGAAG CATCCCAAGTGCTGAAGCTCTCGCCGCGGTGCCCACGTTTCCTACGCCGGGAAGCGAGTGAGTTGGCCAAACCAGCAGCCATGGCAGCCGACGAGAGGGACTACAACCTGACAGAGGAGCAGAAGGCCGTCAAAGCCAAATACCCACCGCTCAATAAGAAATACGAAT ATTTGGATCACACCGCAGATGTGCA GCTCCATGCCTGGGGGGACACTTTGGAAGAAGCCTTTGAGCAGTGTGTCATGGCCATGTTTGGCTACATGACCGACACCGAGACCGTGGAACCTGTGGATACAGTAGAGGTAGAGGCAGAAG GACATGACatgttgtctcttctcttccacttctTGGATGAGTGGCTGTATAAATTCAGCGCTAATGAGTTCTTCATCCCCAGG GAAGTGAAAGTGCTTTACATTGACCGAATGCAATTCAAAATAAGATCAATTGG GTGGGGAGAAGAGTTCTCCTTACCCAAACACCCTCAG GGCACAGAGGTGAAAGCCATAACCTACTCAGCAATGCAGATCTGTGAAGACGAAAAGCCAGAAGTCTTTGTCATCATTGATATTTAA